GAATATTGGCCCATGCGATACGCCTCTAAAGCTATCGAAAGCAGAAGCTCCGAGATGAACTTAAACGGCTGTAAGAGGACGCTCAGTTCCTCGACGACTTTCCTCGCCTTCTCTAAGATGACTACGACCTCCTCTATGCTCTTAACCCCTGAGAAACCCCAGCGTCTAAACATATCTAAAACCTCCGACACGTTTCCGGCTGCCATGCCTAAGGCGGTTATTATAGACGTATCGTCGTCTTTACACGGCATATCTTTTATCACCTTGAAGAACTTTTTGTAGTATTCTAAGCCTCCATACTTATCGCCTAGGGTTTTGAATATCTTGTACGACGCTGCGTAGTATGCTATGATGTTGGAGGGTGTAGAGCCTACGCTCCACGTCTGTACAAAGCCGTATTTCTCACCTATAGAGGAGAGAACAATCTCTAGGTCTCTTCTATGAGCCTCTGCGGCCTCCTTATAGCCTAGGATTTCCGCTATTTCCAGGCTGAAGTACTCGGCCATGCCTTCGTGAACCCAGAGCCTACTAGGGCCTATTCCCGCGTACCAGACCATCTGATGGGTGAGCTCATGTAGGGCTATGATCTCTAGAAAACCGCTCATGGTCCTTAGGTAGAATATGTTAAGATGTATGTCTCCCGGCTTCTTACCGAGGAATGGGACGTAGCCTCCGAGACCTCCTAGAAGCTCGTCTGGACTTGGGAGAAAGAACGTGACGTTTATCGATTCTACATGAACTCCGAATACGTCCTCGTAGATGGGTAGGCTCCTATTGTACAGCTCCAGAAACCTTTCAGCATACTCGGCATATCTGGGAGCTGTGTGGAACGTGAAGATCCCGAGGGTATAGTTCTCCTCAACCGACAGGGCGTTTTTCAGTATGAACGGGATCATTATGCGGCAGTTCGGCTCGGTGGAGCATCTCACCATAACGCGCTTCACGGGGAACGGCATTATCGTAAGGTCTGAGGGGCTCTTGACTTCGGAGGCCGTTATGATCTTCACGCTCTTCGACGATACTACGGAGTCTTCGGGTAGGAGGACCTCAGCTATACCGTCTAGGTCGCTTTTATACTCTATCTGAGACGAGTAGAAGAGGCCATTAGGCTCGAGTATGAACGTGTATAAGGGGACTACGTAGCTTATGGTTAGGTTTAAGAACTCAAGCTCCGACGTAAAGGTGAATGTGAAGTTTTTCCAGAAAGGGTCTTCGAAGTTGTTTCTG
Above is a genomic segment from Candidatus Bathyarchaeota archaeon containing:
- a CDS encoding zinc-ribbon domain-containing protein — translated: MVQVKFTPTAKSMLYAVILTLLIAPAICIGDASASPKPAGHIIYFYDVDRDGNTAITITILYTGLTQGSSWVVVPAYTNWTYKVSEGNLSYVEVKKIIRNNFEDPFWKNFTFTFTSELEFLNLTISYVVPLYTFILEPNGLFYSSQIEYKSDLDGIAEVLLPEDSVVSSKSVKIITASEVKSPSDLTIMPFPVKRVMVRCSTEPNCRIMIPFILKNALSVEENYTLGIFTFHTAPRYAEYAERFLELYNRSLPIYEDVFGVHVESINVTFFLPSPDELLGGLGGYVPFLGKKPGDIHLNIFYLRTMSGFLEIIALHELTHQMVWYAGIGPSRLWVHEGMAEYFSLEIAEILGYKEAAEAHRRDLEIVLSSIGEKYGFVQTWSVGSTPSNIIAYYAASYKIFKTLGDKYGGLEYYKKFFKVIKDMPCKDDDTSIITALGMAAGNVSEVLDMFRRWGFSGVKSIEEVVVILEKARKVVEELSVLLQPFKFISELLLSIALEAYRMGQYSRALLYASSSMTIAENALLLSIVTYGTLTVLTFKVVSKRLKPKPVRPVIMFCPNCGSRLPSDALFCPYCGYSLKLFKTRS